The Neochlamydia sp. AcF84 genome has a window encoding:
- a CDS encoding leucine-rich repeat domain-containing protein has protein sequence MLPPTSTSSTQTTARALPTENAEDAHLGEPTKQAVTSLPCGHTLDKNDEIHCLACRKLGLHDSKVIEKYTPNYDVRPAFLQDKNNSKKGECELFLKDLVKKDAMQSIHTDKKTQAYAGSSFKRFDPRLLSKIVIDSLVLGDLNLEKVSDNQEEELFDQESKEPKGKEKVDDKDSEELLEKVNTVRQFGAEKLQQVYPSSSPLSPLAPQTFISASSLPTPLANLPTGPAYIQALSPQSTIDISMPSLYKEILQIHFPEENGDFTEQASILDKIYKIKPDCSVEEKVVHIFSKLFTLAANLAPVELEKTPKKSRAFTHSNYFSYLLNINRLLLWHKLPGGTEYLNQPKIKALSLKEKGELLSQWIEVHAKTITHLDLNFSSLTMLPPELEKFSQLQELCIGGNQLTILPACIGRLSKLKKLVASNNHLIALPLTIGQLAELQQLYLGHNQIHTLPAAIGQLSQLQSLSLENNKLAVLPPELFQLSQLHELSLDRNRLTVLPKEIGQLPRLQQLGLNDNYLTALPTEIDQLFELRELGVNNNHLASLPTAIGQLSNLEWLTLVNNNLTAIPPAIGQLAGLQMVDLSRNQLTTLPTQLGQLSQLQELYLSHNQLTMIPPAIGQLTAVRILNLDRNQLNTLPIEVGQLFKLKDLGLGHNRLSIIPKIVGQLSELQELDLSYNQLTAIPTTIGQLTELQTLSLNHNQLASIPTDIGELLLLNVLDLSDNELNALPAALAQLSQLQSLHLSNNQLTSIPKAIGQLPCLQHLDLRRNQLAVLPAKLKLPALQTIDLSHNQLATIPASFRQFLQLQQLSFNSQSIITPPPQVPNLKNLILEGNPVYKNFMKY, from the coding sequence ATGCTGCCGCCAACTTCCACTTCTAGTACCCAGACCACTGCTCGTGCCCTCCCTACAGAGAATGCAGAAGATGCTCATCTAGGAGAACCAACAAAGCAGGCGGTTACTTCGTTGCCTTGTGGGCATACCCTCGACAAAAACGATGAGATTCACTGTTTAGCTTGCCGTAAGCTTGGCCTTCATGATAGCAAGGTTATTGAAAAGTATACACCCAACTATGACGTTCGACCAGCCTTCTTGCAGGACAAAAATAATTCTAAGAAAGGAGAATGCGAATTATTCCTAAAAGATTTAGTGAAAAAAGACGCCATGCAATCAATCCATACAGATAAAAAAACTCAAGCTTATGCTGGAAGCTCTTTTAAAAGGTTCGACCCTAGACTCTTATCAAAGATAGTGATAGATTCTTTGGTCCTAGGCGACTTAAATCTAGAAAAGGTATCAGATAATCAAGAGGAAGAGTTATTTGACCAGGAGAGCAAAGAGCCAAAGGGTAAAGAAAAAGTAGATGATAAAGATTCGGAGGAATTATTAGAAAAAGTTAACACAGTGAGGCAATTTGGAGCAGAGAAACTGCAGCAGGTTTACCCAAGCTCTTCGCCTCTTTCCCCATTAGCTCCTCAAACTTTCATTTCTGCCTCCTCTTTGCCTACACCTCTGGCCAATTTGCCTACAGGCCCAGCTTATATTCAAGCCCTTTCTCCTCAATCCACCATCGACATTTCGATGCCGTCGCTTTACAAAGAAATTCTCCAGATTCATTTTCCTGAAGAGAACGGGGATTTTACAGAGCAAGCTAGCATTTTAGATAAAATCTACAAAATTAAACCAGATTGCTCAGTTGAAGAGAAAGTCGTTCATATCTTTTCAAAACTTTTTACCCTAGCGGCCAATCTTGCCCCTGTAGAGCTTGAAAAGACTCCAAAAAAATCCAGGGCTTTTACCCATTCTAATTATTTCTCTTACCTACTGAATATCAACCGTCTTTTACTATGGCACAAGCTGCCTGGAGGAACAGAGTACTTAAACCAACCAAAAATTAAAGCTTTATCTTTAAAAGAAAAAGGAGAGCTATTAAGCCAATGGATTGAAGTTCATGCTAAAACTATTACACATTTAGATTTAAATTTTTCCAGTTTAACCATGTTGCCTCCAGAATTAGAAAAGTTTTCTCAGTTACAAGAGCTTTGTATAGGCGGTAACCAGCTAACCATTCTTCCTGCGTGTATCGGTCGCCTCTCTAAGCTTAAAAAGCTTGTGGCATCAAATAATCACCTGATAGCTCTTCCCCTAACTATTGGGCAGCTTGCAGAGCTGCAGCAACTGTATTTAGGCCATAATCAGATCCACACTCTTCCTGCAGCCATTGGACAGCTTTCTCAGCTGCAATCCCTCTCATTAGAAAATAATAAGCTAGCAGTTCTACCCCCTGAACTCTTTCAGCTTTCTCAATTACATGAACTTTCCTTAGATCGTAACAGACTAACTGTTCTTCCTAAAGAAATTGGGCAGCTTCCTCGATTGCAGCAGCTCGGCTTAAACGATAATTATCTAACCGCTTTACCTACAGAAATAGATCAGCTTTTTGAGCTTAGAGAGCTTGGCGTGAATAATAATCATTTAGCCTCCCTGCCTACAGCTATCGGGCAGCTTTCTAATCTGGAATGGCTAACATTAGTGAATAATAATCTAACGGCTATTCCTCCCGCTATCGGACAGCTTGCAGGGTTGCAAATGGTGGACTTAAGTCGCAACCAATTAACTACTCTACCTACACAACTAGGGCAACTCTCTCAACTGCAAGAGCTCTACTTAAGCCACAATCAACTAACCATGATTCCTCCCGCCATAGGGCAGCTCACTGCGGTTCGTATACTGAATTTAGACCGCAACCAGCTAAATACTTTACCTATAGAAGTAGGACAGCTTTTTAAGCTGAAAGATCTTGGATTAGGTCACAACCGGCTAAGTATTATTCCTAAGATTGTGGGACAGCTCTCTGAATTACAAGAGCTTGACTTAAGCTACAACCAGCTAACAGCCATTCCTACAACGATTGGACAACTTACTGAGCTTCAAACCCTCAGTTTAAACCATAACCAATTAGCTTCTATTCCTACCGACATAGGAGAGCTTCTTCTGTTAAACGTGCTTGATTTAAGTGATAATGAGTTAAATGCTCTTCCTGCAGCCCTTGCACAGCTTTCTCAGCTGCAATCGCTTCACTTAAGCAATAACCAATTAACTTCTATTCCTAAAGCTATTGGACAGCTTCCTTGTCTACAACACCTTGACTTAAGGCGCAATCAGCTAGCTGTTTTGCCAGCAAAGTTAAAGCTTCCTGCACTGCAAACGATTGACTTAAGTCACAATCAGCTAGCAACCATTCCTGCAAGCTTTAGACAGTTCTTACAGTTGCAGCAGCTTTCCTTTAACAGTCAGTCGATAATAACTCCCCCTCCCCAAGTGCCTAATCTTAAAAATCTTATACTAGAAGGTAATCCTGTTTATAAAAATTTTATGAAATACTAG